A window of the Diorhabda carinulata isolate Delta chromosome 1, icDioCari1.1, whole genome shotgun sequence genome harbors these coding sequences:
- the LOC130896428 gene encoding uncharacterized protein LOC130896428 — translation MERLCAERAQLRRFFTIAANGCEETFGKPEATVEEVTVAFIKLTDKADRLFLLDDKVKEIMFESLDQVKEEDLGKEFETVEKYRDTWLTLSARKNELLEKVKANTACPTEVSAAAPSDNLTLKLPKLDLPKFDITPKTWISFWAYFKKIHEREDLPSEDKFLILLRIAKDGTQAKELLSSYPASGANYPKAFGQLKNRFGRDELLIELYVRELLSLVLVQASGKVSLTLAQLHDKLETQLMALESLGVTSEKYACMLAPLIESALPESILREWERKRKSCGIDESSLFEAADQMVKLRDFLKREVESEERFLLARSTFSVPSAAPKSSAGNVKSSTGKYTTAADLVGIESTEGTEDVSCIFCKNSHNTELCSEARDKSKEEKIKLLKAKSRCFKCLKKFHGKRPCKEKLCCLVCAEPHVTVMCPIPRNRNSTSIEISKATKKENDVEHNYASIQSAPVLMQTLRVRLKGENPVTTRLLIDTGSQRSYITQALATRMRYEPIRSENLVHALFGGSKTEPKTHQCYKIRLQSLMSAFSCNFEVLDSEQICHAIPSIPKGLWVSELREKKIELTDDREGPIGILVGADVAGKLLDWTIMGRVKDAETSCMVNISLHCAQEFDPSDMWRLDVLGIEDPALVSTKEEAKTVVRRHFLETVKILPDGRYEVCLPWLKEHPPLPRNFDLARGRLESTLAKLRNGHLVKENEAVFQEWLKDEIIEEVQLDKWDFGHYLPHRAVVKEASTTRIRPVFDASSKEKGKPSLNMCLEKGESYVELIPSILLRFRLNAIGVISDIRKAFLQISVSEKDRDSLRFLWKDEVGEMKIYRHRRVVFGVTSSPYLLGAVIDHHLSKCEEKVASKEVPYERSVISQLRKCLYVDNCVTSVDDEKELLSFMSQAREIFMKACFDLRGWEWSDPDCAAHTSFPVLGLLWDKKEDILRLNPPKPLESDAITRQTVMSAAHRIFDPLGVCAPAILIPRLLVQESWGEAGNWDTPFNEQSQATFRKWMSQADVLNQIEVPRWLKLTVGNVSLHTFCDASQVAYATVSFLRVETDNTVSVIMVGAKVRVAPVKRPTIPRLELLAATIGARMASSIVKEIGDVECHFWSDSSTALCWIKKEEPWGVFVFNRVKEIRSLTDPDTWKHVPGVMNPADLPSRGCFPEELLDSKWWEGPRWLYGPRSEWPNCDVPPDENEVQMERRKTPLISALSQEPGVFCCERLARYFSSYHRIVRMVAWMIRFLWNKYSKKEKRSGELFLSEIARAEKVVLKSIQDEAFEGLGDKQLKNLKPHKDKVGLMRLRTRIWARKDPEDFRAPYILPFQHVIVDRLIHDLHTQNGHIGGQGLLNLLRERFWIVRGRQAVRRIVSACVICRRYRAKALEVESPPLPENRVRDARVFEISGTDFAGPLYLKNGDKVWVCIFTCAVYRVTHLELVTAMSTEAFIMAFRRFIARWGRPSFMYSDNGTNYKGFKNALDGIDWQRVASRGLVNQIEWRFNPPTATWWGGFWERLIGILKVHLRKILGRASLTFEELNTVISECTAYINSRPITYTSDDPSDPVPITPQMFIGDIQEMGVPDLDEVDAKSLHKRVRRRQEIRDNLKQRFRSEYLGQMFMTASNLKNPREPKVGEIVLIGADNQKRMHWPMAVVEELILGVDGRCRVVKLRTQDGQLTRPVQRVFLLEIPLEEEMDQGQLLAEVESESDSGGSATGGSLVDSQVKVVASPPQIQEAQPINSEDPLMKFHHVETRCGRKVKVPSRFS, via the coding sequence ATGGAACGTTTGTGCGCGGAACGAGCGCAACTTAGAAGATTCTTCACGATTGCCGCGAATGGTTGTGAAGAAACCTTTGGAAAACCTGAAGCAACCGTCGAGGAGGTAACTGTTGCTTTTATTAAGCTTACCGACAAGGCTGATAGGCTTTTTCTTCTCGATGATAAAGTAAAAGAAATTATGTTCGAGTCATTGGATCAGgtcaaagaagaagatttagGTAAGGAGTTTGAAACTGTGGAGAAGTACAGGGACACCTGGCTAACTTTGAGTGCTAGAAAGAATGAGTTACTGGAAAAAGTCAAGGCCAACACAGCGTGTCCTACCGAAGTTTCTGCTGCTGCTCCTAGTGATAACCTCACCCTCAAATTACCTAAGTTGGATCTCCCAAAATTCGACATCACGCCTAAAACATGGATCAGTTTTTGGgcatatttcaagaaaatccaTGAAAGAGAGGACCTGCCTTCTGAGGATAAGTTCTTGATTTTGTTGCGTATTGCCAAGGATGGTACCCAAGCAAAGGAACTGTTGAGTAGCTATCCTGCATCGGGGGCCAATTATCCGAAGGCTTTTGGCCAACTGAAAAACCGTTTTGGCCGTGATGAATTGCTGATTGAGTTGTATGTTAGGGAGCTTCTCTCATTGGTCTTGGTACAGGCATCGGGCAAAGTTTCTTTGACTCTCGCACAGCTTCATGACAAGCTAGAAACCCAGCTAATGGCCTTGGAGAGTTTGGGAGTTACATCAGAAAAATACGCGTGCATGCTCGCGCCTTTAATTGAATCCGCACTTCCTGAGTCAATTTTGCGGGAATGGGAGCGTAAGCGGAAGTCGTGCGGCATTGATGAATCATCCCTCTTTGAGGCTGCAGATCAAATGGTCAAGTTGCGAGATTTTCTGAAGAGAGAGGTTGAAAGCGAGGAGCGGTTTCTGCTAGCTAGGAGCACGTTTTCTGTCCCCAGCGCTGCACCAAAGAGCAGTGCTGGGAATGTCAAGTCCTCGACTGGAAAGTACACCACAGCTGCTGACCTAGTTGGTATTGAGTCCACTGAAGGCACTGAAGATGTCAgttgcattttttgcaaaaattctCACAATACCGAATTGTGTTCAGAGGCGAGGGACAAGAGCAAAGAGGAGAAAATTAAGCTCCTCAAAGCTAAAAGCCGCTGTTTTAAGTGTCTGAAAAAATTCCACGGGAAACGGCCTTGTAAGGAAAAGCTGTGTTGCTTAGTTTGTGCTGAACCTCATGTTACTGTGATGTGCCCAATTCCTCGTAACCGGAATTCAACGTCTATTGAAATTAGTAAGGCAACGAAGAAAGAAAACGATGTAGAGCACAACTATGCTAGTATCCAGAGTGCACCAGTTTTGATGCAAACGTTGAGGGTTCGTTTGAAAGGAGAAAATCCTGTCACCACCAGGTTGTTGATTGACACAGGTTCTCAAAGAAGTTATATAACTCAAGCGCTGGCTACCAGAATGCGCTATGAGCCGATCCGCTCTGAGAACTTGGTTCATGCATTGTTTGGTGGGAGCAAGACTGAACCCAAGACGCATCAATGCTATAAGATCCGTCTGCAAAGTTTGATGAGTGCGTTTTCCTGCAACTTTGAAGTTCTTGACTCGGAACAGATTTGTCACGCCATTCCCTCCATTCCTAAAGGTCTATGGGTATCTGAACTTCGCGAGAAGAAAATCGAGTTGACTGACGACAGAGAGGGCCCAATTGGCATTCTTGTTGGAGCGGACGTCGCGGGAAAGCTACTAGATTGGACCATAATGGGCCGCGTTAAGGACGCTGAGACAAGTTGTATGGTTAACATCAGTTTGCACTGCGCCCAGGAGTTCGACCCTTCTGATATGTGGAGGTTGGATGTGTTGGGCATCGAGGACCCCGCTTTGGTTAGTACCAAAGAAGAGGCAAAAACGGTTGTGCGTCGGCACTTCTTGGAAACAGTTAAGATTTTACCTGATGGACGATATGAGGTATGTCTTCCATGGCTGAAGGAACATCCCCCGCTGCCTCGAAATTTCGATCTGGCCCGTGGTAGACTTGAATCGACCCTAGCCAAGTTACGTAACGGTCATTTGGTGAAAGAAAATGAAGCGGTGTTTCAAGAATGGCTGaaagatgaaattattgaagagGTACAGCTTGATAAGTGGGATTTCGGACATTATTTGCCTCACCGAGCCGTGGTTAAGGAAGCCAGTACCACCCGAATTCGTCCTGTTTTCGACGCCTCGTCCAAAGAGAAAGGCAAACCTAGCCTGAATATGTGTCTAGAAAAAGGGGAGAGTTATGTAGAGTTAATCCCATCGATACTTCTACGATTCAGACTGAACGCAATAGGCGTTATTTCTGACATAAGAAAAGCCTTCTTACAGATTTCTGTTTCGGAAAAGGATCGGGATAGCTTGAGGTTCCTATGGAAGGACGAGGTCGGAGAGATGAAAATCTACCGTCACAGGAGGGTGGTGTTTGGGGTGACCAGTAGCCCTTATTTGCTAGGGGCCGTTATTGACCATCATCTCTCAAAGTGTGAGGAAAAAGTGGCTTCAAAAGAGGTTCCTTATGAAAGATCTGTCATCTCACAGTTGCGCAAATGCTTGTACGTTGATAACTGTGTGACTTCGGTTGATGATGAGAAGGAACTTTTGAGCTTCATGTCGCAAGCCAGGGAAATTTTTATGAAAGCCTGCTTTGATCTTCGTGGCTGGGAATGGAGCGACCCCGATTGTGCTGCTCACACCAGTTTCCCCGTTCTTGGACTTCTGTGGGATAAAAAGGAGGATATTCTCAGGTTAAACCCTCCCAAGCCTTTGGAAAGTGATGCCATCACGCGACAAACAGTGATGTCAGCAGCACACCGTATTTTCGACCCGCTCGGTGTATGTGCACCCGCCATTTTGATACCGAGATTGTTAGTTCAAGAAAGTTGGGGTGAGGCTGGGAACTGGGATACCCCTTTTAATGAGCAAAGCCAGGCAACGTTCCGTAAGTGGATGAGTCAAGCTGATGTCTTGAATCAAATCGAAGTCCCACGATGGTTGAAATTGACCGTTGGTAATGTGTCTCTACACACATTTTGTGACGCAAGTCAGGTCGCTTATGCCACCGTCTCATTTTTGCGAGTTGAAACAGATAACACGGTATCTGTGATAATGGTGGGAGCGAAAGTTCGTGTTGCCCCTGTTAAGAGACCTACAATTCCTCGCCTAGAGCTTCTGGCTGCAACAATTGGGGCGCGAATGGCTTCTAGTATTGTAAAAGAGATTGGCGATGTAGAGTGCCATTTTTGGTCAGATTCTTCCACGGCTCTGTGTTGGATCAAGAAAGAGGAACCGTGGGGAGTATTTGTGTTCAACAGGGTTAAGGAAATTCGTTCTCTGACTGATCCTGATACGTGGAAACATGTGCCAGGGGTGATGAACCCAGCAGATCTTCCTAGCAGGGGTTGTTTTCCTGAAGAACTTCTTGACTCCAAATGGTGGGAGGGGCCGAGATGGTTGTACGGGCCGCGTTCTGAATGGCCTAACTGCGATGTCCCTCCTGATGAAAATGAAGTTCAAATGGAAAGGAGAAAAACGCCTTTGATTTCAGCTTTATCCCAAGAACCAGGTGTGTTTTGCTGCGAAAGATTAGCCCGGTACTTTTCTTCTTATCACCGGATCGTTCGAATGGTTGCATGGATGATAAGGTTTCTGTGgaacaaatattcaaagaagGAAAAGCGCTCTGGAGAGCTGTTTTTGTCGGAAATCGCAAGAGCTGAAAAGGTGGTTCTGAAATCGATACAGGATGAAGCTTTTGAAGGGCTAGGTGATAAACAGCTCAAAAATTTGAAGCCACACAAAGATAAAGTCGGACTGATGCGTTTGAGAACCCGTATTTGGGCGAGAAAAGACCCTGAAGACTTCCGTGCACCTTATATTCTTCCTTTCCAGCATGTCATTGTTGACAGATTGATCCACGACTTGCACACGCAGAATGGACACATTGGAGGGCAAGGTCTTCTGAACCTTCTAAGAGAAAGATTCTGGATCGTTAGAGGGAGGCAAGCTGTGAGAAGAATTGTGTCTGCGTGTGTGATATGCAGGCGTTATAGGGCCAAGGCATTGGAAGTCGAGTCTCCACCGCTCCCGGAGAATCGGGTAAGGGACGCTCGTGTGTTCGAAATCAGTGGCACGGATTTTGCTGGTCCACTCTACCTTAAAAATGGAGACAAAGTTTGGGTGTGCATATTCACCTGTGCTGTTTATCGTGTCACACATTTGGAATTGGTTACTGCCATGTCAACGGAAGCCTTCATCATGGCGTTTCGACGTTTCATTGCGCGTTGGGGCAGACCTTCCTTCATGTACAGTGACAATGGTACAAACTATAAGGGGTTCAAAAATGCTCTCGATGGAATTGATTGGCAGAGAGTAGCGTCCCGCGGTTTGGTGAACCAAATTGAATGGCGCTTCAACCCACCCACAGCAACATGGTGGGGCGGGTTCTGGGAACGCTTAATAGGGATTTTGAAAGTTCATCTTCGCAAAATTCTGGGACGGGCTTCACTCACTTTTGAAGAGTTGAACACCGTGATCAGTGAGTGTACTGCTTATATCAATTCTCGCCCCATCACCTATACATCGGATGACCCGAGTGATCCGGTGCCTATTACTCCTCAAATGTTCATTGgagatattcaagaaatggGTGTCCCTGACTTGGACGAAGTTGATGCGAAGAGTTTACACAAAAGAGTTAGACGTCGCCAAGAGATCAGAGACAACCTAAAGCAGCGTTTCCGGTCTGAATACTTGGGCCAGATGTTCATGACTGCTAGCAATTTGAAGAATCCGAGAGAGCCCAAGGTGGGAGAAATAGTCCTCATTGGCGCTGACAATCAGAAGCGGATGCATTGGCCGATGGCAGTGGTTGAAGAACTGATTCTTGGTGTTGACGGTCGGTGCCGAGTTGTCAAGCTTCGAACGCAGGATGGCCAACTGACGCGTCCTGTCCAGCGAGTTTTTCTCTTGGAAATTCCTCTCGAAGAAGAAATGGATCAAGGCCAGCTTCTAGCTGAGGTCGAATCAGAAAGTGATTCTGGTGGTTCAGCTACCGGCGGTTCTCTAGTTGATTCACAAGTCAAGGTCGTCGCTTCACCACCCCAAATCCAAGAAGCTCAACCTATTAATTCTGAAGACCCTCTGATGAAGTTTCATCATGTGGAAACCAGATGTGGAAGGAAGGTGAAAGTTCCAAGTCGTTTCTCCTAG
- the LOC130895540 gene encoding uncharacterized protein LOC130895540, with amino-acid sequence MAHKKSLEALKLTLKDLRRNNNISGGLMILLAGDFRQTLPAIPRGTPADELNACLKALPLWNNVKTLSLTTNMRVQLQNDQSAAQFFKQLFGNGKVLVDATSGLTTLTNDFCRFVDSQLALIENVFPNIIENYQNYAWLSQRAILAAKNNVVHALNFTTQSKIAGDLVTYKSVDSITNPDDVVNYPTEFLNSLELPGFPPHNCNSKLVQLL; translated from the coding sequence ATGGCACATAAGAAATCACTTGAAGCACTTAAATTAACACTGAAAGATCTTCGGCGAAATAACAACATCTCTGGCGGCTTGATGATATTGTTGGCAGGCGATTTCAGGCAGACGTTGCCAGCAATTCCCCGTGGAACGCCTGCAGATGAATTGAATGCTTGCCTGAAGGCATTACCTTTATGGAATAACGTAAAAACATTATCGCTAACCACTAATATGAGAGTTCAACTTCAAAATGATCAAAGTGCTGcacaatttttcaaacaattgttTGGAAATGGAAAAGTCCTAGTTGATGCGACATCTGGATTAACTACTCTTACCAACGACTTTTGCCGATTTGTAGACTCTCAATTAGctcttattgaaaatgttttcccAAACATTATTGAGAATTATCAGAATTATGCTTGGTTAAGTCAACGAGCAATTCTTGCCGCAAAGAATAATGTTGTACACGCACTGAATTTCACCACTCAATCAAAAATTGCTGGCGATTTGGTGACATACAAATCCGTTGATTCTATAACAAATCCCGATGATGTAGTAAATTATCCAACGGAGTTTTTGAACTCTCTGGAATTACCAGGATTTCCACCACATAACTGCAACTCAAAGTTGGTACAGTTATTATGA
- the LOC130896864 gene encoding protein FAM200A-like yields the protein MTGHLKGFVKELNEDILVTHCFLHREALVTKFLPSDLKIVLEECVKMVNYIKSRPLKSRLFSKLCQAMEAKYESLLLHTEVRWLSRGKVISRVLKLKDKMKIFFEQNKNYEFVHLLEDKIWCTKLAYLSDIFVISNNINSSMQGPNENILNSTDKLVGFKKQITLWKNKAQEALANIKAKKRSRLLNVEDDMRVALSFLRPNINEIIKKLQAQISH from the exons ATGACTGGACATCTAAAAGGATTTGTTAAAGAACTGAATGAGGATATATTAGTTACCCATTGTTTTTTGCATCGAGAAGCacttgttacaaaatttttgccATCAGATTTGAAAATAGTTCTGGAAGAATGTGTTAAAATggttaattatataaaatcaagACCATTAAAAAGTAgattatttagtaaattatGCCAAGCTATGGAAGCGAAGTATGAATCCTTGTTACTCCATACAGAAGTAAGATGGTTGTCCAGAGGAAAAGTTATATCTCGTGTGCTGAAATTAAaagacaaaatgaaaatattttttgaacaaaataaaaattatgaatttgttCATTTGTTAGAAGATAAAATATGGTGTACTAAACTGGCTTACTTATCagacatttttgttatttctaacAACATCAATTCAAGTATGCAAGGGCCTAATGAAAATATCTTAAACTCAACCGATAAGCTGGTGggattcaaaaaacaaataactctATGGAAAAATAAAGCTCAGGAAG CATTAGCCAACATTAAAGCTAAAAAAAGATCAAGACTGTTAAATGTAGAAGACGATATGAGAGTAGCATTGTCATTTTTACGAccaaatataaatgaaattatcaaaaaacttcaaGCTCAAATTTcgcattaa
- the LOC130897053 gene encoding protein FAM200B-like has product MVPSKLQRHLMTNHPSLSTKDKSYFERSLSSKIEQVKVFAKQVCVSEKAQVASYEIAELIAVNLIPHNLAEEIILPTCRKIVKTMIGGSADIDICKIPLSNDTMHRRIKDMSENIEQNIAKTLSNSNFALQVDETTDITGNAQLIAFVGFIHENDIINQFLCCRELVT; this is encoded by the coding sequence ATGGTTCCTAGCAAACTACAACGTCACTTGATGACTAATCATCCTTCGCTTTCAACAAAAGATAAAAGCTACTTTGAAAggtctttatcatcaaaaattgaGCAAGTAAAAGTTTTTGCAAAACAAGTATGTGTGTCTGAAAAGGCTCAAGTAGCTTCTTACGAAATAGCTGAATTGATTGCTGTTAACTTAATACCTCACAATTTGGCTGAAGAAATTATATTACCTACTTGTcgcaaaattgtaaaaacaatGATTGGTGGATCAGCTGATATTGATATTTGCAAAATACCACTTTCAAATGATACAATGCATCGCAGAATTAAAGATATGTCAGAAAATATTGAGcaaaatattgcaaaaactCTTTCAAATTCGAATTTTGCTCTACAAGTCGACGAAACAACAGATATTACAGGAAATGCTCAATTAATTGCATTCGTTGGATTTATTCACGAAAATgatataattaatcaatttttatgttgtcGGGAGTTAGTTACCTGA